A DNA window from Pantanalinema sp. contains the following coding sequences:
- a CDS encoding GAF domain-containing protein, with protein MINAVEFIHPIDRERLHGTGDPCDPRHDFSPEVQGLIDELSAMLRAAKTSDEAFELLVDHLGPLLPFDRIAFSVIDPATQTLAANRLLSNHPVVWHSEGVHLDWGSSLGPLMSEGAIRIIHDLKHYQRLRPSSEATRALLQEGMRSSLAVPLYHDGEPLGFLFLTSAAPEAYTTQHAGVAIALAPVMGQALGKPPEEL; from the coding sequence ATGATCAACGCCGTCGAGTTCATCCACCCCATCGACCGCGAGCGCCTGCACGGCACCGGGGATCCCTGCGACCCGCGCCACGACTTCTCGCCGGAGGTGCAGGGCCTGATCGACGAGCTCTCCGCGATGCTCCGGGCGGCCAAGACCTCGGACGAGGCCTTCGAGCTGCTCGTCGATCACCTGGGGCCCCTGCTCCCCTTCGACCGCATCGCCTTCTCCGTGATCGACCCGGCCACCCAGACCCTCGCGGCGAACCGCCTCCTCTCCAACCACCCCGTCGTGTGGCACTCCGAGGGGGTCCACCTGGACTGGGGCTCGAGCCTCGGGCCGCTGATGAGCGAGGGAGCGATCCGGATCATCCACGACCTCAAGCACTACCAGCGCCTCCGGCCGTCCTCCGAGGCGACCAGGGCCCTGCTCCAGGAGGGGATGCGCAGCAGCCTGGCGGTCCCGCTCTACCACGACGGGGAGCCCCTGGGGTTCCTCTTCCTCACGAGCGCGGCCCCCGAGGCCTACACGACGCAGCACGCGGGGGTGGCCATCGCGCTGGCGCCGGTCATGGGTCAGGCACTCGGAAAGCCCCCCGAGGAGTTGTAA
- a CDS encoding DASS family sodium-coupled anion symporter, with translation MAGILVNARGILGWMGRLSILPVLALLLWGPAPGGMTPGMRAVAALSVTMAILWVGAQVPLAATALLPIVLLPALGILSPAEAAGAYANDMVFLFIGGFVLANGIERWGLHGRLALGILGWLGTSQRRLVAGLMAATAFLSMWVSNTAAALLMMPIGLSVLKLAPSEAGAFRAAMVLGISTAATVGGMGTPIGSTPNLLLISTAQRLYQVSIDFGAWMMMGVPLVIVFTAIAWVLLTVFLFPLRGDRLSVGREAIVAQRRELGPVRREEWFVGAVFLLTALGWIFRESRTFWGVTVGLDRWLPGIGDGTVAMAGALALFMVPLALRPVRFALDWETGGKIPWDIILLFGGGMCLADGIRATGLDALLIKGVGGMGDVPGLALVVLVCAVCVLLSEFASNTATAALLLPLAGPLAVSLGEGPLYLMLPVALATSLGFMLPAATPPNALALATGHVTVPQITKAGAWLNLIGLVLVLVACFGIAFPLMGVKPGGL, from the coding sequence GTGGCTGGAATCTTGGTCAATGCGCGGGGGATCCTGGGGTGGATGGGCCGCCTTTCGATCCTCCCGGTGCTCGCGCTGCTGCTGTGGGGGCCCGCTCCGGGCGGGATGACCCCCGGGATGCGCGCGGTCGCCGCCCTGAGCGTCACCATGGCGATCCTCTGGGTCGGCGCCCAGGTGCCCCTGGCCGCCACCGCCCTGCTGCCCATCGTGCTCCTGCCCGCGCTGGGCATCCTCTCGCCCGCCGAGGCCGCGGGGGCCTACGCCAACGACATGGTCTTCCTCTTCATCGGCGGCTTCGTGCTGGCCAACGGGATCGAGCGCTGGGGGCTGCATGGCCGCCTCGCCCTCGGGATCCTCGGATGGCTGGGCACCTCGCAGCGACGCCTGGTCGCCGGGTTGATGGCCGCGACGGCCTTTCTCTCGATGTGGGTCTCCAACACGGCCGCCGCCCTCCTGATGATGCCCATCGGCCTCTCCGTCCTGAAACTCGCCCCCTCGGAGGCAGGCGCCTTCAGGGCGGCGATGGTCCTCGGCATCTCCACGGCCGCCACCGTGGGCGGCATGGGCACTCCGATCGGCTCGACCCCCAACCTGCTCCTGATAAGCACGGCGCAGCGCCTCTACCAGGTGAGCATCGATTTCGGCGCCTGGATGATGATGGGGGTCCCGCTGGTGATCGTCTTCACGGCGATCGCCTGGGTCCTCCTGACCGTCTTCCTCTTCCCGCTGAGGGGCGATCGCCTCTCGGTCGGGCGCGAGGCGATCGTCGCCCAGCGACGGGAGCTCGGGCCCGTTCGGCGCGAGGAGTGGTTCGTGGGGGCCGTCTTCCTCCTGACGGCCCTCGGCTGGATCTTCCGGGAGTCTCGCACCTTCTGGGGCGTGACGGTGGGCCTCGACCGGTGGCTGCCCGGGATCGGCGACGGCACCGTCGCCATGGCGGGCGCTCTCGCCCTCTTCATGGTGCCTCTCGCCTTGCGCCCCGTGCGCTTCGCCCTCGACTGGGAGACGGGCGGCAAGATTCCCTGGGACATCATCCTGCTGTTCGGCGGAGGGATGTGCCTGGCGGACGGCATCCGGGCGACCGGTCTCGACGCCCTTCTGATCAAGGGAGTCGGCGGGATGGGGGACGTCCCGGGCCTCGCGCTCGTCGTGCTGGTCTGCGCCGTCTGCGTGCTGCTCTCGGAGTTCGCCTCCAACACGGCCACCGCCGCGCTCTTGCTGCCGCTGGCGGGTCCTTTGGCCGTGAGTCTCGGCGAGGGCCCCCTCTACCTCATGCTCCCGGTCGCGCTCGCCACCTCGCTGGGCTTCATGCTCCCTGCCGCCACGCCGCCGAATGCGCTGGCGCTCGCCACCGGCCACGTCACGGTGCCGCAGATCACCAAGGCGGGCGCCTGGCTCAACCTCATCGGGCTGGTGCTGGTTCTGGTCGCCTGCTTCGGCATCGCGTTCCCCCTCATGGGGGTGAAGCCGGGCGGGCTATAA